One part of the Leclercia sp. LSNIH1 genome encodes these proteins:
- a CDS encoding cytochrome o ubiquinol oxidase subunit IV: MSHSNDHGASHGSVKTYMTGFILSIILTVIPFWMVMSGTASHAAILGTILVTAVVQILVHLVCFLHMNTKSDEGWNMTAFIFTVIIIAILVVGSIWIMWNLNYNMMVH; encoded by the coding sequence ATGAGTCATTCTAACGATCATGGCGCTTCCCACGGCAGCGTAAAGACCTACATGACAGGGTTTATCCTGTCGATCATCCTGACGGTCATTCCGTTCTGGATGGTGATGAGCGGTACTGCTTCTCACGCGGCAATTCTGGGTACCATCCTGGTTACCGCGGTAGTGCAGATTCTGGTGCATCTGGTTTGCTTCCTGCACATGAACACCAAGTCTGATGAAGGCTGGAATATGACAGCATTCATCTTTACCGTGATTATCATCGCAATCCTGGTAGTCGGATCCATCTGGATTATGTGGAACCTCAACTACAACATGATGGTTCACTAA